The Lactuca sativa cultivar Salinas chromosome 2, Lsat_Salinas_v11, whole genome shotgun sequence genome includes a window with the following:
- the LOC111907177 gene encoding nucleolar complex-associated protein 3, translating into MADLMNYHRKLAGGTSDSNGEGITDSSPPSCLSVSERLRCCIVAFKVMRSNLDALNVDLQDFFIQLYRVILEYRPGRDQGEVLAKAMKIMLCDDKQHDMQRVAAFIKRLASFSLCFGAAESMAGNPQYFLGLYFG; encoded by the exons ATGGCAGATTTAATGAACTATCATAGAAAGCTTGCCGGAGGAACTAGTGATTCCAATGGCGAAGGAATCACCGATTCCAGTCCTCCAAGTTGTTTGTCTGTGTCAGAACGGTTGAGGTGTTGCATAGTTGctttcaaagtgatgaggagcaATCTTGATGCCTTAAATGTCGATTTACAGGACTTCTTTATTCAGCTCTATAGAGTCATACTTGAATACAGACCTGGGAG AGACCAAGGGGAAGTTTTAGCTAAAGCTATGAAGATAATGTTGTGTGATGATAAACAACATGACATGCAACGTGTCGCTGCTTTTATTAAACGTTTGGCTTCGTTCTCATTATGCTTTGGAGCTGCAGAGTCCATGGCTGGTAACCCCCAATACTTTCTCGGGTTATATTTTGGTTAA